The Asterias amurensis chromosome 19, ASM3211899v1 genomic interval ttggcATGTAAAACGTAGTTTTGTAACTATTGTTTTAcgtatttctcaaaaactacagcacctcagcaaaaggtaagctttctactatcattatcttcaacggtgtaagtgtaatgtaaaactgtggacattgtgttttgtgttacaaaaattacccaaatcccttaagatgagttgtcaacaaTTACCATAGTGACTTGAAACTtaacatcacactttgcttagcagttaagaGTGATacgcagttaagatcaatctcagctctttgtgaaatcgagcccaagACGTCGGACCCTTATTTGGGGGGTCTAGTAGCGTTTGAACACTTGACTCATCTCGTAGACCATGGAtcacaaatgaaatgaaatgaaaggaGGGAAAGCGTACCTAGAGCTTTGGTTAAGGGCGGTACATTTTCGTAGGCAACGTGCTGCTCCAGCTGGGAAGCAAGAGGGGGCCCTGGGTGATGCTTCATGGGGTGCAGAGGCGAGGGTAGATTATGGTACTCCTGATTATTAACATACAGAACGCCGCCCTCTGCAGGCTGCTGGAGATGCAAGGCCGAGAACGGGTCACCAAGCATGGTATCCAGCGCCTCGGCACTACGCACCAGGGGTTTCCCCTTAAGCCCAGCAAGGGTGTCGGGGCTGGTGTCGCTGAGAGAAAGTCGGAAAGGATTGGTGAGGGAGTCACAGGAGGACCAACCAGGGGCTGTGGAAAGACCCGTCGACTGGGCATTGCTTAGCTTCTCATAGAGAAGGTTTGTGTGACCCATGGCAGCGGGGCTGCATGTGGTCAAGCTGTTGTCACCTTTTACGGGCATGGAGAGCGAGATCAGATcggttgatgttgttgttgctgggGGCGTTAAGCGGGCCCTAGGTCCACTGTGCGGAGGAGGAGGATGATCGTAGAGACTGTCTGGTGCCTGTAACGGCTTGGCAACTGGAGAAAAGAAAACGAAAAGACACAGTAAGAAAGACAACAAAAATAAGCAGAAATTTAAGCAATACATGTAGCTTACATGTACTTCCTTTTCCTActtttttaaaagttattttgGAGAGTTGCAAGAGACCTTTTTATACAAGTACGATGTGACAATGATATAATTTCTCCTACCATGTCTACTTCCAGGGCATCTGGGTACATGTTAGTGAAAAAAAGATGcaaaaaattccattttttaatttatgcaagtTATACATATTTACCTAATTcctattttttactttttttttatatgttgtTTGGGAGGGTTCCAAGAGACATTTGCTgacaatataatttttgttgtaatttttgtcTAGGTCAAGCCATTTCTTTGCATAGATTGTCTAGCCTACAGGTCTTTGACCACCGCACCTGATTTGTGGTTTTCAACCTTGATATAAGACTCCCCATCACTCCGGTCATCCAAGTAGCGGCGCGGAGGAAGGGTCGGGAAGGAGGGTTTACTCCCTCCACCTGTAGCGCCCTCGGTGTCGTTACCAGCGCACATCAATGAACGAGGCGATTTCGGTGATGAGCAGGGTGAGACGTTAGGAGACGGCCGACGAGGGGGAAGAGCTGGGAGGTTGCCGATGCCTGACCTCTTGGGCTCGGCTCGGGGCGGCTTCTGTGGTGCAGCATAGACTGGTTCTGATGGGGGAAGCTTTTGgtgtgaaagaaagaaaaaacatagcAAGGTTTATCAGCAACAattgactttaaaataaatttatgcATGAAAATAACCTtggaagtgatacaaatatgtttgagagcgccctcacgcggtGAAAAATACGGCacattataagaagccactatagacctttttcagggtgcagccatcttggatttctcccattgatatcaatgttaccaaaccgaggctggaagaacaaaatagtttgGTTCCTAACTAAAAAATTGATAactagcattcattattgttgttcaatacgaggaacatgaccaagatggagacagcatgataaaggtttactattattttttattacttaCCTCTAGacactcatcatcatcatcgtcaaaATCAAAGTCGTGTTTCTCCATCGCTTCGTTATGTCTCTCATCCCTGCTAGGATTATTAAAGGGGTCAATCACAATGATCTCAGTTCCTTTGATCTCACATCGACAGAATGGGCAGCCCTGGCCGTCACTGTCCTATAGACAACAAGACAAATGGGAACATCTTTCAAGACTTGAAAGACTTAAAAAATTACGCAGACAAAAACAGGACACCATTCAAAAACTTGCATGCCTGTATTAAAGGGTTTTGTAGGTCATGTTTTTGGCtctgacatgaatccctactcactgagaatgaagatgtttgtaacataatttacctgtagaagtttcagcttttggagaaaaaaaaaaaatgaaaatcacagGGTAATGTTTTCATTATTAAAGGGTTTTGTAGATCATGTTTTTGgctatgacatgaatccctactcactgagAATGAAGACGTTTGTaacataatttacctgtagaagtttcagctttttgagtaaaaaaggtgaaaatcacagggTAACGTTTTCATTATTAAAGGGTTTTGTAGATCATGTTTTTGgctatgacatgaatccctactcactgagAATGAAGACGTTTGTaacataatttacctgtagaagtttcagctttttGAGTAAAAAAGGTGAAAAATCACAGGGCAATGTTTTCAAGAGAAAACATACATCCGTTGTATGCTAAAATAAACActaagatgaaaattatttttgtgaaattgttttactcatcaattgtcaaaaactacaccacctcaatacctaattttttttaagggaagctttctaccatcattatcttaaaaaccCTTCAAGTTTAACCTttgaggtttattatttgaaagaTAAGAACAGGACATCAGCCACAAAACCtgcatgtttgtttttataacatAACATCAAATACATGTAGGATTAAACAacctgcaggcctgatacttcacggaggcaacggaggcgattgcctccatgccccctggtcgtcgccttggtgcccttgaaatactcacagtagaaatttgcaatttacTCATACATGTAGGGTGCCCTGTACCAAGGAgaagatgccttggtgcccctgccctttcagaaacgaagcatacaggcctgaaccTGTGTTACTGCCATAAAGTCAGGGGGATATTAAACGCCCAAGTTtttgatacaacctgggaagcaacGGCAGAGGGATCCACcctaaggggatgcaacttttcatttttgtccGATGTTAAAAGGCAACTTTGATTTATTTCCATTCTTAGCATACATGTAGCAGCTCCATAAAATGGAGGATTTATACAATCAATCACATTTTATTAGGTGAAGAATTTTATAACTGTTCTTGATCTTTACTCTCAATAAACAATCCGGATAGGAGCAGTTCTATAATTGAGAACAATCAGTTTTAATGTATGCACAACAACATCTTTTTATGatctttaaataaattatttactgTGAAGACTTTAACTTCTAGAATGAACAGACATTTCATTGCCAAAGTAACTTTGGTTTTTCACAGTGGTTAAAGCATGGATGAGATTGTACAAGAATGAAAATCCTGCAAATTTATTAACAGTTGACAATTGGTCTGCCCttctcaaaaaaacaacaatgtacacacacacatacgTACACGTTATGTATCTCGTGGCACCCTATTCTGGAATACATGTAAACTCAACTTGaatattaaagacattggacactaattcttttggtaattgtcaaagaccagtcttctcacttagtgtatctcaacatatgcatgaaataacaaacctgtgaaaatttgggctcaattggtcgtcgaagttgcgagataataatgaaagaaaaaacacccttgtcacacaaagttgtgtgcgtttagatggttgatttcgagacctcaagttctaaacttgaggtctcgaaatcaaattcgtgaaaaatcacttctttctcaaaaactacgtcacttcagagggagccgtttctcacaatgttttatactatcaacctctccccgttacttgttaccaagtgaggttttatgccgataattattttgagtaattaccaatagtgtccactgcctttaattagtcTCGCTCACTCAAGTCGTTCTCTAACAAACTGAAACATCACCTTTTGAATGTATTCATATATCTAGTACACACTTGTACATTGACTgttgttttgataattattGAAATTTACAAGTCTGGTcttattgtcattgtcattgggatttttttcttgtcGTGTCCAAGTCCTTGTCTGCCTCAGGGAAATGTACAAAAGAGTATGCTTACTGTTTTCTCTGCATGTTGGGTtagcatttaaaaataaatcaatattatCTTTGATATTTCAATAATTTTATTGTTGAATTATGTGGCATCCATCTTTTCATAATTATActcattgttatttgtttcagTCATTGTCaacatgcaaacaaaatgtgcattgaaatgaattgaagtgtagtgtacatggtgtaggatgttttaaaggcagtggacactattggtaattactcaaaatgttataaacataaaacctttcttggtgacgagtaatggggagaggttgatggtataaaacattgtgagaaacggctccctctgaagtgccatagttttcgagaaagaagtaattttccacgaatttgattttgagacctcagatttagaacatgaggtctcgaaatcaaccatcttaatgcacacaacttcgtgtgacaagggtttttttatctttcattattatctcgcaacttcgaggaccgattgagctcaaattttcacagggttgttattttatgcatatgttgagatacaccaactgtgaaggctagtctttgacaattaccaatagtgtccactgcctttaagagtcagAGTTGCCAACAGAGTTggcttaatttcataaagctgttaagcagggACAAGTGAGTAAAACTTATttgcaagtaaaacaaaacggGTACCCAGTCACAGATTATGAACATACATCgtaatattttggctggtaatcaatTTACAtgaatataggatttgaggcattgcatggtgaggtaatgtttatttggtttgcggtaccaCCATGAGCGTACCTACTtggcaggtagagtttgttcttagagaactgtcttactttattctactgccgcggagtagataatctggggttcgggagacttctcagttctgtaaagaactgtcctgcttttaactattaccagggcggatggtatagaaaatagtcttggactactactttagcttataggatcgtttttaactgtactgccgcggagtcagttctgaaattggcctcaacgtttcgactagcttgctctagtcagtctcctagagcaagctagtcgaaacgttaagaccaatttcagaactgactccgcggcagtacagttaaatacgatcctataagctaaagaagTAGTCCAAGTCTATTTTGTATACCAtctgcccaggtaatagttaaaagcaggacagttcttttcagaactgagaagtctcccgaaccccagattatctactccgcggtagtagaataaagcaagaaagttctctaagaacaaactctacccgccaagtagatacacacatggtgtttccgcaaaccaaataaacataTTTACATGTAGAACTGCTAAAAATAACTTTCTGAGCtaagcaattttgtgtgcttaacaGCCTTATGAAAAAGCGGCGGTGACAATAACAATATGATTTATTACTTGGTTATCACCAAATAAGGAACTGAataaattcacacaaaaaatctTTCCCAAAAATTCTTACTGCGAACACACTTTGGCTAAAAAGTtgggatttttttaaaacaaaaaaaaaacagactgcAGAACTTACCTTATTCGCATTCATTCGTGTCTGTTACAGTGGCAACAAAGTCATGGATATGAAACAAAGAAAACGGAGGGAGGAGAGACATGGAAATTTGGGGAGAAataagaaattaaacaaaatcagaTTTGTCATTTTGGCAGATAACAAAAATTAGCAGCATCAACTTTAATTTCTTGATAAACATTTTCCAGGGTACAAAATTAATACAGTTTAGACAACCAATAACTTAAAATCAGGTTGCCTGCAAAAGAGTTTGGTTGCCAGAACAAAATCAAATGCTTTGCACAATGCTCTTTATGGGATAGTGATTTATAAACGATCTTTGAAGCTTTCTGAAGCAATTTGCTAATCAcctgcatacatgtacgtagATTTATACTACACATGTGTACATCATTCATTAAGCCTTACATGTATCTGGAAAAATCAAACGATCTTTCGAGTACAAGGCCAaagttcctttttttaaatggttgcCCAACGGGCATTGACGGTTTCATCACATAGGTTGTCTGAATGATTTTATGGCAGACCCAACTGACAACCGTTAATTTGCACCCTGTATTTACCAATgcaaatttgaagaagaaaacaaatatagttTCAAGGAAAATGGCATCTTAAGCTAGcccaactttttgtttttaacttatttaaaaaaaaaagaaaagcaaattacatgaaaaataaataaatcaacacaaaaaaaaacagatcaCCAGGCGATAATGCATCCTAGTCTTCATTTTTAAATTACCTGCCAATAGTTAATTTTGGATCCTACATTTTACAATGCAAATTTTAAGATGAAAAGAAATAGTTTTGAGGAAAATGCCAACTTAAGTTACTGTTATGtagctttttgtttgttttcaacttttCTTAGAAGCAAATCAAACACAAGTGATAATGCCATCTTCATGTTTACCTGCCAAGCATTCAAACACGAAGAGCAGAGCAAATGTCCACATGGCTCCAGGCGAATATCTTTGTTATTCTCCGTGCAAATCTTACAGAGCTGAAAGGTGGAGCCCATCTCGCAGTAGAGGGCGTACTGATCTTGCGACACGTGGATGTGTTCCTCAAGAGGTTTAGTATTGATGGAAGTTAGGTCTGGGTTATCATCGTCCCCGTCCGGAAATAGATAGCTGGAAAAGAAAATGGCTGCTCAGTATACCATTAACCCTCCTACAAGTACTcttattatcattttttatgTGGATGTATTCCTCAAGAGGTTTAGTGCTGATGGATGTTAGGTCCGGATTATCGTCGTCCCCGTCCGGGAATAGATAGCTGGAAAAGAAAATACCCACTCAGTACATGTATAccgttaaccctcctactgttacTATCATTTTTTCATGTGGACGTGTTCCTCCAGAGGCTTACATGTAATTGATGGTAGTAAGGTCTGGATTGTCGTTGTCCCCATCTGGGAATTCATAGATACATGCAGCTGCAAAAGAAAATGCCCTCTCAGTACAtgattaaccctcctactgctaCTATCATTTCTTATGTGGATCCATGTGTTCCTCAAGAGGctattacattattattaatggaATTTAGGTCTCGATTATCATCGTCCCTGTCCGGGAGTAGATAGCTGGAAAAGAAAATTGTCACTCAGTATACGATTAACCCACCCACTGTTACTATCATTCTCCAGcgagttaaagggaaggtacacgattggtaattattaaaaacaaaatatttacctcaaaactgacttggtaacgagcattggagagctgttgatagtataaaacattgtgggaaacgtagaagtaacgtagtttttgagaaagaggtaatttctcactaaaattttaaaaaacttctagctagaagtcctttattactatctgaaagcaaacaaattcgtccaacaagggtgtttttactttcagcattttctcgcaacttcgatgaccaattgagcccaaattttcacaggcttgttattttatgcttatgatggcatacaccaagtgagaaaactcgtctttgacaattaccaaatgtgtacagtgcctttaaacaaccaGTTAAACTTGTGCAATGAGTCAATATGCATTGACCCTTGAGCATCATTTTGTGCCTTTTGCCACTTTCTTACAAAATCCTCTActctactgtttggtaacctagttttttttttgtctctaGATTGGTGTGCCTGGACACATGCTCAAGAGCAGACAATTTGAAAAAACAGTACTAAATTCATCAAAATACTCTACTCTATGGTACATGTTTTTAAACTCAACGCCCAAATGTTTGGACTATGATAAAATTGAGATGCCTGGCACAATGATAAGCAATTGCTATTTTGGCCTGCAATTTAAGTCACAAAACTTTCTGAATAGGATTTTAGAGGATTTGGGACTGTGGGGTTAAAGTTCAAAGACTAATggatagacccccccccccccctgcataCTGTAGACAGCcatttttgaggcaaaatgaTGCAAACACGCACACACATTCGTACACGCCacacacaactctcagccaatgatacaTGTAagtcttcctttgacctcagtgagggcgctgtttcactaTTTGTATTATTGTCTACTAAACGCGAGATCTGAAACAAAACTTACAACTTCTCCCTATTTCCGTCAATGAGGGCCTCGCATAGTGATTTATTCTGGGGTATGGTTTGAAGAATGCTTCCTTCTTGAGTGACATAACCGATAGCCCACTGACCAAGACGAGTGCAACTCAGTCTGAAGATGTAACTGTAGAAAGAAACATAGTGGAAAgtatattaaagacagtggacaccttcggtaattgtcaaagaccagtcttctcacttctgaAGATGTAACTGTTGAAAGAAACATAGTGGAAAgtatgttaaagacagtggacaccttcggtaattgtcaaagactcagtcttctcacttggtgtatctcaacatgcacaaataacaaacctgtgaaaatttgaactcaattggtcgtcgaagaagttgtgagataataacggaagaaaaaacaccattgtcacacaaagtagtgtgctttcagatgcttgattgcaggacctcaaaatctaactctgagatctcaaaatcaatttcgtggaaagtttttatgctaacaattattttgagtaataaccaatagtgtccactgcctttaaaattcatttaaattacCCATGTAATTACATGGGTAAACACtctgttttgaaaatttaaagtcacctggaaatagaatttttttctttcaaacataagagtatgcttacgaacaacaaaacaatttttttagtaattgtttgtcacaatttttatgtttaaaaaatatataaagttgtttggggggctgactccgcctaccccttttgtgacgtcattcaaggcagactttgcctgcaatgcgtatagtaaacacacgtgcaaagtacatgtacgtccaagtcgtgagttggtacatttcaaaaagtgtttttctgcattcagcagcaatacacctggtcggcaatgccggaaaaaaaccaaaaatgttttgtttaaacgtacaaactctcgacttggtccgtacatgtactttgcaattgtgtttactctacgcattacaggcaaagtctgcctcgattgacgtcacgaacagcgccctctcgggtcggggtctactcttaaatttgtaaataacacaagaactgattttttaaaaccttagttaactgtttattcacattcaactcatcaaaacacatatattagtgacaaaagctttattttgaaaaaataccacttccaggtgactttaaatatgATAAGAGTTCCGAATTCAGAACAGTAATCAAAGGCCCTCTGTATTTTGTACACCCCCACACCGCAGGCCCCAGACTAATAGTTTTACATAGTAAAAAGTGGACCAGTAACCTTTAGACCGGACAAGTCCCACCAGCGAAATAAAAATGGAACAAGTCAAGACTAGGACTGGAACCTGCACCCTACTATTTAGAAACACCAAAACTTGAGTATAGTGCACTAGACCTCTCGGCCACTACACGCCACATTCAACGTACAGTGTAGAATCACCAAATAACAACATCCCAATAATGCTCAATTGTGTCAAATATGTTGTCAAGTAGCTAATCATACAAAAGAGGAAAACTAAACTTTCaaattctgacaaaaaaaaaaaaaaaaaaaattagtttgatttttttctaaaattgaCTCGCCCACACACAGTTTTGAAATGAAAGtgaaatttgtaatcggttcaGATTTTTGTTCCATGTTAATTTATGATAACATTGTAAAAAGCACTTGttattacaatgtacatgtatgtagtaggCCTAGGGTGTCGTAcgtacagtcatgacagtataCAACAAGCGTGACaagtacaatgtacagtgtacagtttGCTTTTGAATGGATGAACATTACAGTAGGCCCCCTATcatggtacatgtaccatcCATTGTACAGGTGTTCAATGGCTCTGtcatagaattttttttatcacaacACTCACTTCCCCCTTCGAGTTTACTTCTCTCCTTTTTTTCTGCTCGTACACAATACCCACATTAAATGTACATAATATTACTGACGTATGCAAGTCATACATTCTCTCCAACAAAAATTCCAGGAAGTGAATTGACCCAGATTAGAAATGGAACTCTCCTTAATTCTGGCTATGATGATGATTGAGTTTCCATCATATTAGCAAGCAGAATGACATAAAAAACCACGAACCAAAATAAACTACTGTGCATATAATTCACAACTTAGAAAGAAATGCATCAAACTCTTGCGGAAGAGCtattaaattaaaggaacacgttgccttggattagACGAGTTGATCAATAACAAGCGTTTtctaaccattttttataaaaatgagtatggttggaaagatgtttttcaaaggtagaatacaatgattcacacatgCATTAtacttgcctcgaaattacgtggttttcctttaactttgcgaactaacacggtcggccatttatgggagtccaaaatttgacttcccatataaaaaataaatggccAAACGTGTTTGacgacgaggtaagaggaaaaccacgcaatttcgagtgatacttgtgtggatcattatacatgtattctacttttaaaatatctttctaatcatgaattttataacaaacggttacaaacgcttttcaaagaccaactcaacccatccaaggcaacgtgttcctttaagagactATTTGACACAgacaaaattaattgtttgacagCAGAAACTGGTGTTTATCTTCATACTGTACCCTGTAACTGTCAGTCACTGTATTTGCAATATATTTCTCCAGGAACATATTGTCATTAGCCATCGAAACAAGGAAATGGTTAACTTTAGTTTGCATGTAGTGTACAGTCAGTGTAAGCCTGTGCAACGGCACAAGTTATAACCCTTACGCATGATTAGATacaatgtacgtacatgtacaagtacacaTGGACACAATTTGTCCATGTACATACTGTAAATATCACTGTGACAGTAAATGATCAAGTTTAAAAGGTAGGGTCATCggttgttttttgaaaaaagcAATACTGATTTAtagacttacatgtacatgtatacgacTG includes:
- the LOC139951566 gene encoding E3 ubiquitin-protein ligase CBL-C-like isoform X2, whose translation is MAQPAGRKPGFFSRVADLMAAPRPAVDRKTLEKTWKLMEKVMRLCQQAKMKLKNSPPYILDILPETYHQLRQIWSKHEGDPDKLHELNDNLYFRIFVDNIMKKARQTIQLFKVHKEKMFDENSAGRRELNRLSLIFSHNLAELKAIFPNGVFTGESFRITKQDAAKYWKKNFGTSTIVSWKAFSQSLYEVHSFQKGLEAYALKTTIDLTCNDYVSNFEFDVFTRLFQPWNTIVRNWNCLAVNHKGYMSFMTYDEVKNRLQSYMDKPGSYIFRLSCTRLGQWAIGYVTQEGSILQTIPQNKSLCEALIDGNREKFYLFPDGDDDNPDLTSINTKPLEEHIHVSQDQYALYCEMGSTFQLCKICTENNKDIRLEPCGHLLCSSCLNAWQDSDGQGCPFCRCEIKGTEIIVIDPFNNPSRDERHNEAMEKHDFDFDDDDDECLELPPSEPVYAAPQKPPRAEPKRSGIGNLPALPPRRPSPNVSPCSSPKSPRSLMCAGNDTEGATGGGSKPSFPTLPPRRYLDDRSDGESYIKVENHKSVAKPLQAPDSLYDHPPPPHSGPRARLTPPATTTSTDLISLSMPVKGDNSLTTCSPAAMGHTNLLYEKLSNAQSTGLSTAPGWSSCDSLTNPFRLSLSDTSPDTLAGLKGKPLVRSAEALDTMLGDPFSALHLQQPAEGGVLYVNNQEYHNLPSPLHPMKHHPGPPLASQLEQHVAYENVPPLTKALGERASPSDEYDIPPVRVHMPTNSQVQSATQQPRTPVRETPEDYDIPPLPPVGSRLQQSSHAPPLPTQPRPPAADSHSFSQRQAPSPPTNGMLQPTKVSSPDPNSLEGMIGTLVLEGFRKEDIAKALDISQNDLKMARKILQGFSAPASSM
- the LOC139951566 gene encoding E3 ubiquitin-protein ligase CBL-C-like isoform X1; amino-acid sequence: MAQPAGRKPGFFSRVADLMAAPRPAVDRKTLEKTWKLMEKVMRLCQQAKMKLKNSPPYILDILPETYHQLRQIWSKHEGDPDKLHELNDNLYFRIFVDNIMKKARQTIQLFKVHKEKMFDENSAGRRELNRLSLIFSHNLAELKAIFPNGVFTGESFRITKQDAAKYWKKNFGTSTIVSWKAFSQSLYEVHSFQKGLEAYALKTTIDLTCNDYVSNFEFDVFTRLFQPWNTIVRNWNCLAVNHKGYMSFMTYDEVKNRLQSYMDKPGSYIFRLSCTRLGQWAIGYVTQEGSILQTIPQNKSLCEALIDGNREKFYLFPDGDDDNPDLTSINTKPLEEHIHVSQDQYALYCEMGSTFQLCKICTENNKDIRLEPCGHLLCSSCLNAWQTRMNANKDSDGQGCPFCRCEIKGTEIIVIDPFNNPSRDERHNEAMEKHDFDFDDDDDECLELPPSEPVYAAPQKPPRAEPKRSGIGNLPALPPRRPSPNVSPCSSPKSPRSLMCAGNDTEGATGGGSKPSFPTLPPRRYLDDRSDGESYIKVENHKSVAKPLQAPDSLYDHPPPPHSGPRARLTPPATTTSTDLISLSMPVKGDNSLTTCSPAAMGHTNLLYEKLSNAQSTGLSTAPGWSSCDSLTNPFRLSLSDTSPDTLAGLKGKPLVRSAEALDTMLGDPFSALHLQQPAEGGVLYVNNQEYHNLPSPLHPMKHHPGPPLASQLEQHVAYENVPPLTKALGERASPSDEYDIPPVRVHMPTNSQVQSATQQPRTPVRETPEDYDIPPLPPVGSRLQQSSHAPPLPTQPRPPAADSHSFSQRQAPSPPTNGMLQPTKVSSPDPNSLEGMIGTLVLEGFRKEDIAKALDISQNDLKMARKILQGFSAPASSM